The following proteins are encoded in a genomic region of Aliiroseovarius sp. F47248L:
- a CDS encoding heme ABC transporter permease produces the protein MSLWEFANPVKFMALSGKVLPWVIGLTALTLIPGLLWGFFFTPEAANFGNSVKIIYIHVPSAMMAINIWVMMLVTSLIWIVRRHHVSVRAAKAAALIGVTMTVIALITGAIWGEPMWGTYWAWDPRLTSFLILFLFYLGYMALWAAIENPDTAADLTSVLCIVGSVFALLSRYAVNFWNQGLHQGASLSMDKEEHVADVYYLPLLLCIAGFILLFVALVLIRTRTELRLVRLHRLEIRERMKDA, from the coding sequence ATGTCACTTTGGGAATTCGCAAACCCGGTCAAGTTCATGGCGCTCAGCGGCAAGGTGTTGCCTTGGGTGATCGGATTGACCGCGTTGACGTTGATACCGGGCCTGCTTTGGGGGTTCTTCTTCACGCCCGAGGCCGCCAATTTCGGAAACTCGGTGAAGATCATCTATATCCATGTGCCGTCGGCGATGATGGCGATCAACATCTGGGTGATGATGCTTGTCACGTCACTGATCTGGATCGTCCGTCGCCACCATGTTTCGGTGCGTGCCGCCAAGGCCGCCGCCTTGATCGGCGTGACCATGACAGTGATTGCCCTGATCACCGGGGCGATCTGGGGCGAGCCGATGTGGGGCACGTATTGGGCCTGGGATCCGCGCCTGACCAGCTTTTTAATCCTGTTCCTGTTCTATCTGGGCTACATGGCCTTGTGGGCGGCAATTGAGAATCCGGACACCGCGGCCGATCTGACTTCGGTCCTGTGCATCGTTGGATCGGTATTTGCGCTGCTCAGCCGCTATGCTGTGAACTTCTGGAACCAGGGCCTGCACCAGGGCGCGTCGCTGTCGATGGACAAGGAAGAGCATGTAGCGGATGTCTATTACCTTCCGCTGCTTCTTTGTATCGCAGGGTTCATCCTGCTGTTCGTCGCGCTTGTGCTGATCCGCACCCGGACCGAACTGCGCCTTGTGCGCCTGCACCGTTTGGAAATCCGCGAAAGGATGAAAGATGCTTGA
- a CDS encoding DsbE family thiol:disulfide interchange protein, with amino-acid sequence MADEKKKGISWLMLLPPILFVGLAVMFMWGMKQEDRNTLPSTREGGIVPALQLVAFEGAEGFTHDDLTSGGVKLVNFWASWCAPCRAEHPQLETLAKEGVVINGINYKDEPANARRFLAQLGDPYAALMADSDGRTGLEWGLYGVPETFIIAADGTVVKRFAGPITESILKSVIRPAIADAASR; translated from the coding sequence ATGGCTGACGAAAAGAAAAAAGGTATCTCGTGGCTGATGCTATTGCCGCCCATTCTGTTTGTCGGGCTGGCGGTCATGTTCATGTGGGGCATGAAGCAGGAAGACCGGAACACGCTGCCTTCGACTCGCGAAGGCGGAATAGTGCCCGCGCTGCAATTGGTCGCGTTTGAGGGGGCCGAAGGGTTCACCCATGACGATCTGACCTCAGGCGGCGTGAAGCTGGTAAATTTCTGGGCCAGTTGGTGCGCGCCTTGCCGCGCCGAGCACCCGCAGCTTGAGACGCTGGCCAAAGAGGGCGTGGTGATCAACGGGATCAACTACAAGGACGAACCGGCCAATGCGCGCCGCTTTCTTGCGCAACTTGGTGATCCCTATGCCGCGCTGATGGCTGACAGTGACGGGCGCACGGGGCTGGAATGGGGGCTGTATGGCGTGCCAGAAACCTTCATCATTGCTGCCGACGGCACTGTGGTGAAACGCTTTGCCGGTCCGATTACCGAAAGCATTCTGAAAAGCGTGATTCGTCCCGCCATTGCGGACGCCGCCAGTCGCTAA
- the ccmB gene encoding heme exporter protein CcmB has product MIALLVRDMRLAIRAGGGFGLGLAFFLIVSTLVPFGVGPEAAILSRIAPGILWVGALLACLLSLDRIFQLDFEDGSLDLLATAPIPMEGTVAIKALAHWLVTGLPLTLAAPGFGALMNLQTPGHYWIFITLLIGTPALSMIGAFGASLTVGLKRGGLLLSLLVLPLYIPTLIFGAEAATRGSAGLSALTPLLMMAGITAGSIALLPFAAAAALRINLR; this is encoded by the coding sequence ATGATTGCGCTGTTGGTTCGCGACATGCGCTTGGCGATCCGCGCCGGTGGCGGCTTTGGTTTGGGGCTGGCGTTCTTCCTGATCGTCTCAACTCTTGTGCCCTTCGGCGTTGGGCCGGAAGCTGCGATTTTGTCACGGATTGCGCCCGGTATCCTGTGGGTGGGCGCGCTTTTGGCGTGTCTTCTGTCGCTGGATCGCATTTTCCAGCTGGATTTCGAGGATGGATCGCTGGATTTGCTGGCCACAGCGCCGATCCCGATGGAAGGAACCGTGGCGATCAAGGCGCTGGCGCATTGGCTTGTCACTGGCTTGCCGCTGACCTTGGCCGCACCGGGTTTCGGTGCGTTGATGAACCTTCAGACGCCGGGGCATTATTGGATCTTCATCACGCTGCTGATTGGTACACCTGCGCTGTCGATGATCGGCGCATTCGGCGCGTCGCTGACCGTTGGGTTAAAACGTGGCGGGCTTCTATTGTCCTTGCTGGTCTTGCCGCTTTACATTCCAACGCTGATCTTTGGGGCCGAAGCCGCGACTCGAGGCTCCGCCGGGCTGTCCGCGCTGACGCCGCTTTTAATGATGGCAGGGATCACAGCCGGGTCCATCGCCCTTTTACCTTTTGCGGCCGCGGCTGCCCTTCGCATTAACCTGAGATAG
- the ccmD gene encoding heme exporter protein CcmD, whose protein sequence is MLDLGKYANAILSSWGITLALLIALILVTWRRSVQVKKALHAAEKRVSENG, encoded by the coding sequence ATGCTTGATCTGGGCAAATATGCAAATGCTATCCTGTCTTCGTGGGGGATCACTCTCGCGCTTTTGATCGCATTGATCCTTGTCACATGGCGCCGTTCGGTCCAAGTGAAGAAAGCACTGCACGCGGCTGAAAAAAGGGTGTCCGAAAATGGCTGA
- the ccmA gene encoding heme ABC exporter ATP-binding protein CcmA: MEMRVDNLSVARGGVPVLEGVNFTLSAGQVLILRGPNGSGKTTLLRTLAGLQPPVAGQVSADPEQITYGAHADGLKATLTVEENLRFWASVHGIGSIDAAVQGFNLISLTHRPAGNLSAGQKRRLGLARLLVTGRPIWLLDEPTVSLDTASVDLFADAVRAHVAGGGAALIATHIDLGLKADTFDIGPFRANGERATPSQQRDRYADFDEAFS; encoded by the coding sequence ATGGAAATGAGGGTCGATAACCTGTCCGTCGCGCGTGGCGGTGTGCCAGTGCTGGAAGGGGTGAATTTCACGCTTTCAGCCGGACAGGTCTTGATCCTGCGCGGGCCCAATGGCTCGGGCAAAACGACGTTGTTGCGCACCTTGGCGGGATTGCAACCGCCGGTCGCCGGACAGGTGTCCGCGGACCCCGAACAGATCACCTATGGCGCCCATGCCGATGGTTTGAAAGCCACACTGACGGTCGAGGAAAACCTGCGTTTCTGGGCGTCGGTGCATGGGATCGGCAGCATCGACGCAGCGGTGCAAGGGTTCAATCTAATCAGTCTGACACATCGGCCAGCGGGCAATCTGTCAGCTGGTCAGAAACGCCGGTTGGGTTTGGCACGATTGCTTGTCACTGGGCGACCGATCTGGCTGTTGGACGAGCCGACCGTATCGCTGGATACGGCGTCCGTTGACCTGTTTGCCGATGCGGTACGCGCCCATGTGGCGGGCGGAGGGGCAGCCCTGATCGCGACCCATATCGATCTGGGCCTTAAGGCGGATACGTTCGACATCGGCCCGTTCCGCGCCAACGGTGAACGCGCGACACCCTCCCAACAACGCGACCGCTACGCAGACTTCGATGAGGCGTTTTCATGA
- a CDS encoding Mth938-like domain-containing protein — translation MQFHEVKYDSAQPVDSYGPGFFRVAGEVIHGAILVTEDAAISWGGPDDVEPLLALAGKIDVLFYGTGADPAHPPSDLRAALEEVGIGVEAMASAPACRTYNVLVSEGRRIALAALPV, via the coding sequence ATGCAGTTTCACGAAGTCAAATATGACAGCGCCCAACCGGTGGACAGCTATGGCCCCGGTTTCTTTCGTGTTGCGGGCGAAGTGATCCACGGCGCGATCCTTGTGACCGAGGATGCAGCGATAAGTTGGGGTGGTCCTGATGATGTTGAACCTCTCTTGGCGTTGGCAGGCAAGATCGACGTTTTGTTCTATGGGACCGGCGCCGACCCGGCGCATCCGCCTTCCGATTTGCGCGCGGCTTTGGAAGAGGTCGGGATCGGGGTCGAGGCGATGGCCTCTGCGCCAGCCTGCCGCACCTATAATGTGCTGGTCTCGGAAGGTCGGCGCATTGCGCTGGCCGCCCTTCCGGTCTAA